The Buteo buteo chromosome 23, bButBut1.hap1.1, whole genome shotgun sequence genome contains the following window.
aaAATGATATGAACTCAGCCATTTCCAGCACAATGATATATAATTTTATGAGTCAACATGTTCTCCTTGCATTTCCACCACCCTTTAGCCCAAGTGCAAACGGCCCACGGGAAGGAGGGCTCGACACCAGAGGGAATCGCATGGGTTGGCCCAATTTATTTAGGATGAATAAGgtttcaaggggaaaaaaataaaaacccaaaccaaaaaaacccaaagaaccAACAGACACCTACTCCAGGGATTGTCCCAAACACATGGGCACGAGACAAGTTCAATGGAGACGTTACACGTCCTGCAAACCGGGCAGGGGGAGCACGGTGGCAGCGCTGGGCTGGAGAAGATCAGAACGCGCTTCTCGGGGATGGAGATGTCCCAGCTCGGTCTCCTCTGGGCACAGGCAGCGCCGCGGAGACCCGACGTCACGGGGCAGGGATGGGACAGAGCAACACGACACGACACAACAAAGCAGGATCCGGGCGGCGTTTTAAAGGATGGAGGGGACGGGAGAGCAGGGACGCCGCAGAGGACAGGGAGAGCTGCAGCGGGACGCAAGGGGAGCCAAGCCCACCGTGGATCCTGCCACACCATCTATGCTGCTTAGGCTTCGGGATTTTCCATAGCCTTGGTGAAGAAAACGGACAGGTTAGAGCCGAGCAGCCTCCTTCCCAAGGCTCGGAAAGCAAAGAGCACCAGGGTGAGCATCGCCCAGCCCCATATCCCAATTCAACCCCCTAAAAAATTCAGGAAGGGTTTTTTGAGGGCAACCAAGCTTCTGCAGATCCTCCAgacctcccctcccttcccctcggCTCCCCATGCAGTCGAGCAGCGCTGGCCAAATCCAGGACTCAAAAGTCATTGAAGTTGCGAGACCAAATCAGTCCTAGGggttgctgggttttgtttcctaaatTGCTCTGAATGAGGAATGAGTCTGGGGATTTCATGGGCTGAAGCAAAcggggaaaagcagcagaactcAAGCAAATATGGAATTTGGAAGGAGTTATTCCCCCGGCTCTGGTTTTGAAGCCGGCTGTAGCAGCAAGCTGCTGCTGACACCTTTCTGTACGGAAAGGAGCAGGTAGATGTGCtcattattttccataaaaaattgcattaaaaagcaaaatatttctattgctTTAAGCATGGGAACCCTTCACACTCCCCCAAAGAGCCAGAAATTGCTCCAACTTTTATTGAAAAGCAACAGCCAGAACAAATGCTCTCGCAGGTCAAAAGCCACTTTTCTTTGAGGAAAGAAACTAAGTATTTGCACTGAAAATTGGATTTTTAGGTCCAAACAGCAGCCCTGTTCAAAGATGAGCCCCAAGATCTGTTCTCTGGATCGCTGCACCTTGCAGGGACAGCTCTGCTGCCAAATATTGAAAATTAAGGATGCTCCCGGCTGTGATGAGCCCAACCGCCCTGCGCCTTGCCGCACTCCTGCATCTTCCCTGAGAGCACCCGGGCGAGCAAACCCAGCCTTGCCTTTGCCTTCCCTGCAAGCACCAGCGAGCTCTGGAGAAAGCAAGTACGTGCGAGTGTGCGTACGCAGGCGGGGAGTGGAGGGAGGCGGCTCCctgacagcagaaaaacaaggtGATGGATGGCCCCTTCGGCAGCACCAAGCTTGGAAACCGTCCTTGTGTCCCCCCTGGGGAGTTAATGGCGCGTCTTCAGGTTCTGCTTTGCTGTGAAGGCACCGACGGCAGGTGCTGGCCCAGCCAGGCTGTTTTGGGCTTGGATCAGGGATTAAGGCTCACACCAGAGCGATCACGGCatcacccccccacacacccccgaGGAGGATGCTGAGACATGAGCATCGTCTGGAGAAGGCTCCAGAGCACTACCtctttaaatctgatttttgtcccctttttatacttttttcctaATCATTTCCCAACcacagcagctggcagggaggCACAGGAGTCTTCAACCGCTTCCCAGAACTCATCCCCCTGAGCAgacaagggggaaaaagaggTCATCTGCCTAAACCTGTTGCTGATTTCAGCAAAGCTTTTCCAGTTCCCGCAGTGGAAGCGAGAGCAGAATCAGGCCCCAAAGAGAAGAGCAATTTCCTTATTTACTTTTTGGCATGAATCCACACAGCAAGCGAGGAGGGAAATGAGCAGAGCCCTGAGCTGGGGATGTTTCCCACCTACAGCAGCTGATGCAAAgacccctctctcctccccaaaaaaaacccaaaactgcaTCAGGCTCATCCTTCAGCAAACCTTGCTCTTTTCCCAGGAGCCCTGAGGCTCTTTGAAGAGCTCACGCATTTCCCTGCCACCCTGAGCCATGTGTGTGGGAAGCAATCGTGCCGAGATGCAACCGGTCCCTGAAAGCTTGGGGTTACTGATGGATCCAGCACCCAAACAACATCGATTTGGCGGAGAGGTGTTACAGAGTTGGGGCTTGCTGGAAGCCACCTTGGCAATGCAAGGAGCCACTGATGCAGTTGAGCACTTTACAGATGCTCTTTGCCCTCTTGCTCAGATCACTGAATAGAAAAGGATAGACATGGGCATAGGAACAGGGCCAAAAATCATGCTGCCGGGTTTGATTAAGTCTCAAGCATCACAGTTTGGGGCAGCACTTCATAAAGATGCTTGATTGCCCCAGGGCCCCTCTGCAACAGGACTCTGAAGGCAAACCTGCCCCGAGCCCAacacttcattttctccatCAATTTATTCCCAAGCCACACTCGTGGGAGCACCTGGGAAGGAGCTCAGGACTCCATCCCTCAAGGCCATTGTGGTTTTCCACCCAGCTCAGAGCCAGGTGCCACCACAGAGTCAAGCTGCAAAGCACCGGAGGGTTGTGCTCTGCTAATTGCCACCGATGCTTTTCGTTAACGGAGCCAGTATCCCAGCAACTCATAGAGGTGCTAACTGAGGTCACCGGGATTGCTTTATAAATGGGTTTGTTGCCAAGGAGCCATATAGAGGCATCTTATAAACAGAGCAGTGGGGCAGTGTGTAACCCCTGGGGGCTCTTCCCTGGGACCTGGCAATGCCACGCTCCCCACATGCAAACACTCGTGGCTCCCGAGCGCACGTGCACGCTCGCACATGCTTTGAGCCAGCAGCAGATGGGGACAGGGTAATGCAAGCAGGCAGCATTGCCCAGGAACGCCTGTGCTTGTTTATAACGGCAGCCTGGCACTCGTCTGCGTGTTGCATGCACTCACACTCGCACGCGCGTTCCCGTGCAAACGTGGGCTTGTCCTTGCTCTCCCCCCAGCCAAGCGTTGCTGGTGGATGCTCAGGTGAGCATCCCCGCGCTTGATCCCACACCGCTCAAGCCACGTGCTGGTCAGGGCCCTGCACTAATAACAAGCAACAGAGTAAAAATCAGCTGCATGATGCTCCGGGTTCTGGCAACCACATCAAAAATTGCCACTTTGCCTTGCCAGCCTGCCGTCAAAGGGAGGTGCTGGAAGAGCTGACCTGCCAGGAGGGTAAATCCTCTTCCCTCCATTTAACCCTGTTGCCTGTGGCTCCTCTTGAAATCCCACTCTGGTTTCAGTCGCTACCTTTTCCTAGACCATCATAACCGATCTCGCTGGCATGGGGATGCTGGACTCATCCTGCCTCCATATCCCTCCATCCAAGCAGAGGACGGGGGCTCACATACCAAGACAGACCCATGCCAATGTGCCTGGGCCCCAGCAGGACACATTTTGGGGAACTGCTGAGCAGGACCTGAGTGCTGAAGTGAGATACGGGGTCTGAAGCTGTCCCCAGCAGCAAGGGAGCAAGGTGACATCACTGGAAGCAGTAATAGGGACAAAAAACCACATGCTACATGGCAATCCACTGCAATCCAGCTCAGTCTTCTCCAGGGTGCAGGTCCAAGGGCTGGTGGGCAGGGGTAGCTCTTCTCTTTGAGCTGCCCCAATGAGACCAACCGCTGGCATTAGGCTCGAACCATGATGGATGCCGAGATCTGCAGCATATTCCTGATCCAGATCCATCTCCTGATTTCCACAGCTTGTACAGACATCAGTACCTGTCCCAGGATCTGACAGATGGCCATCAGCAAGTCGGGCTCAGAACCAAGCTCATCTCAATTTGCAGAGCTGCCAACATCCCAGTACCAGAACAAACAGCCTCAGCAGGAGATAAATCAGGACCAAGGGAAGAGGCGCCTCTGCGGCTCCCAACGGCTTTCGGCTGGAGTGCAGGAACCTGCTTTGCCCCTCTGATCGCCTCTGGTCACCACTAATCCCGACCATGCTGGAGCATTTCACCAGGGAAGACATCAGCCCTGACCTCCCCAGCCAGCATCCCACCAGTCCATCCCCAATGGCCCAAGCAGGACACAGATACTGAGGTTCCCTCTTCCCAAAAGGTCTCATACATTATTCAAGTCCCTCTGGACACCGGATCCACCTTTCTCCAGGTGCAAGACCATTTCAGCAAGGTGGGTGTAAGTGACCCATGTACACATCTATTTTTAGTTGTAAAAAGCACTCTGACACTTGCAGAAAAGACACCAGAACAAATCAAGAAAGATCACCAAAATGCCCTTTCAAGTAGCTGTTGCTGCCAccatgcaagaagaaaaacctcTTGGTCTCCTGCAACCAAGTAATGTGATTTCAGAGCACAGCGAAAGCAGCACTGGATCCTCAGCTCTCAGATCTACTCTGGTTCTCCTGGCTTCAGTGGGACCAAGCTCAAATGCTTCAGTTGAAGAGATGCCTGACTTGAGCATCTTGTAAGGATGAAGATGAGCACTGGCTTTCATCCTTCTCCTTCATGCCTTCCAGTTCAGCATCCCCCCCAGTCTGGAGCAGGACTAGAACCTCTTTGCATTAGCAGGCATTAAGAAAAAAGACcaacttcacagaaaaaagcacttccaggaaaaaaacatgaggcatttcaaacaaatatttgtataGTACCCTTCTGCCCAAAGATGagcaaagcttttcatttttttcctctaagggATGAGGTTGAGCAGGAATGCCAAAGGGAATCCTTGATTTCTCAGGAGGAAGCAACCAATTTGCTTCTAATAATGTAATAAACATGATTGCCCCCAAACACCTCCCTCTGTCCCAAGCCCATGCAGTCTTTACCATCCCAAGCAGTGCTACAGCAGCAAACCCTTGAGGGCCTCCAAATCATCAACACCAGGAGCCAGCAGCTCTTGGTGTGCAGCTCAGATACATAGCACATCATCTTTTCTCCTGCCTGGTCCCAGCTCACAAGCACCATTCCCAGTAACTGGCATTAGATGGTACCGAGGAGGTAGAGGTAGGTCAGCTCTGCAGCTACATCATCCCACACCACCCTGGACACACAAAAATAACTGCAGACCTAAAAACCTGAGCTGTGTCCTGAGAATTATCCCAGCAATTGAGGGCGTAGCTGGATTTTGTGGCTCAAGGTAGGCACTGGATTTAccctgccaggggctggggtgctgggagaCGGGCACAGGGCATGCTTGCTGGTGGAGCAGAGAAGGCTGGAGGATGGTGCAAAGGGACCAGGCTGAAGAGGACTCTTGTTTTGTCATGGGAAGAAAAgagttttgtgttttcctgaCTCATCTCCCCCACAGTTTCCCATTGAAAACCTCAACACTTAGCAAAGCTCACTTTCCAAACCCAGAGGAGACAGCCTTTCTGGCAGCCTGGTGCTTTTGGCAAGGCAGCACTTGACACATCGTGGCTCCCCACGCTCGAACCCACCAAAAGACATcagaaggggagaggaaagaaaaagcctgtggggttttttccctgctgaaaaCCTTTTGACCACCTTCGGTCACAACCTCACCACGTCTCCGGGAGAGATGTCCCCCTCACACCACCCTGAGATGGGTGATTGAAGCCCAAGAAGAGTTGGAGGGACAGGAGAAGCTGGAGCACGGGGGAGCAAAGGGACAGACCTGTCCCCAGGGAAGGTGCTGCAGCCAGCATGGGGTCACAGACCCCACATGGTGGCAATCAGGGGAGGAGAACTTgggggaggagaaaacaaaaaggatagAGCTAGCACGGAGAGACGTGGTGGATGGAGATGAAGCAGGTGGAGAAGCAGGAAGACAAGTGGATTTGGGGAGCAAAGAACAAcagccaggcaggcagatgGAGATGAACCACTGTCTCGGATGGATGCAACAAACCTCCACCTCTACTCCTCCATctcaccctccccagcccacgGGCCAGCTCACACCTCCAGCATCAGCCATACCTTTCTGGATGCCTCCATCCGCCGCACAGGAGAAGTCACCCGTGGCCAGCAGGAAGCATGTGGAGGATTTCTTGTTCTTATCGCGGGTGCTGGAGCGCCGCATGGGCCGCTTCTCCTCATCGGTCGGCGACAGCGGCTGCTCCTCATCTGACAGCACCACGTTGGCCTCACCGTTCTGCTTAGAGTCTGCAAGAAGGTGGCAGAGACCCATTAGCAGTCAATAAACCCACAGGATGAGGTGCTTGGGGTGGCCAGAAGGGTTTGCTCAGACCAtgcaaggaagcagaaaacCAGATAGCAGATGGCTCAGAGCAATACCAACAAATTCAGATACTGATCCCAGCCTGGACATGCTAACTTAAGAGTGACCAGGGGAGCAGGACCATGCCAGATTTTAATCCcaagcagcaaacagcagctcttACTCCTGCTGAGGGTTGTAATATCCCGCGTGAAGCCAAGCAGGGTTTGCCAGGGAAGAAACACCCCTGGTCTTTGAGATCCACCCACCTGATTAGTGGGATTTAGCTCTCCAAAATTCACACCACTGAGATACGGGCTGCTCAGGTTAGCAGTGAAGTGCTAATTTATGTCATCTTGACTCTGCAGTTCGTTAGCTGAGAGGATGCTATGCCAGGTGAGGGTCTGGCCTGAGCTCCTGGATTGGTGTTGGGGTAAAGGGATTCGGTTGACCTGCTCCTCCAGAGCAGGACATCTACTCTCACTGCTCCCCACTGCCAGGGCTCCTGGAGCAGACAGGATGCTTAGGAATGTGGAAAAGGGAGatttataaaggaaaacacCTATATCTGGGGCATTTGGTGCCCACCAATGACTGCCCATGGCTGGGGCCATACCCTCTCCTGACCTGAAGGAAAGACTGGCCAACCCCCAAACTTCAGCTCAGTGCATGAGACCAAATAATAAAAGGACAGGGGCTGATTTTGCTCCTGAGCACAGGATTTGGAGCAGTGTTGACATTGCAGGTCATCTACTAGAAGATGTACGGGAAGGTGGGGTCAAGCCCCAGGGAATATCTATGGATTTATCCATCTTGGTGAAGCTCGCCCTGATTTATGGTgggaggaagcaaaagaaaatctacCCCGGGGCATTACCAGGCTAAGATGGGTATCAGGCAAATGGTCTTACCTCTGTCAGCATGAGGAAGAGGTGGGCTAGGTAGGGACACCTTGAATCACACCACAGTGACTTGATCTGTGCCATTAGgagagcaggatttggccttTCCCCCCCTGCCTGGAGGGGGGATCTTGATCTGTAGCATCCTGGTCCACCAATACAGCACCCAATACCCAGACACCCAAGGGCCCCAGCCCTTTCTGCACCATGTTCTCACCAACCCAAGAGCTGGGGGACGCGTCCTGCAGCAGGGCAGTCCCCAGGGACTCTGGGACACAGGGGACCAAAAATGCCACCTCAGGGGCTCCTGGAGgtctccccctccctctgcccaaCCTTTGGGGTCTCACCTGACCGTTTCCGCTCAGCCGCCCCCTCCTCTACCGCCAACGGGCAAGTGTCGCTCTGGGTGCTGTTACGGGGGGAGTTTTCCTCGGATTTGCAGTAGGTAGGGGAGTCCAGCGGGGCCGGACGGGGtatatgctttttcttcttctttggcaGCTTCTGCTTGGCCATGGCCAATGAATAGTACATCCCAAAGTTATTGACAATGACGGGCACGGGCATGGCGATGGTGAGCACCCCGGCCAACGCACAGAGAGCCCCCACCACCATGCCCGACCAGGTCTTGGGGTACATGTCGCCATAGCCCAGGGTCGTCATCGTGACCACAGCCCACCAGAACCCGATGGGGATGTTCTTAAAGTGAGTGTGGTCGCTCCCGCGGGGGTCGGACGTCTTGGCTCCGATCCGCTCAGCGTAGTAGATCATAGTGGCGAAAATCAAGACCCCCAAGGCAAGGAAGATGATGAGGAGCAGGAATTCATTGGTGCTGGCCCGGAGTGTGTGGCCCAGCACCCGGAGACCCACAAAGTGCCGTGTCAGCTTGAAGATCCGGAGGATCCGGACGAAACGGACCACCCGTAGGAAGCCCAGTACGTCCCGGGCAGCTTTGGAGGACAGGCCACTGAGACCTACCTCCAGGTAGAAGGGCAAGATGGCCACAAAGTCAATGATGTTGAGCAGGTTTTTAATGAAGAGAAGCTTATCTGGACAGCAGATGATGCGAACCAGGAACTCGAGGGTGAACCACAGGACGCAAACACCTTCAATGTAGGTGAGGATGGGCTCCGTCTCCACTTTATGCGTCAGCAGGATCGTTGTGGTGTTGCCAACCACGAGGGTCTCCGTCACGTTGACGTCGATGTTGAAGGCCTCGTGCGTCTCCAGGCAGAAGGTTGTGATGGAGACCAGGATGAAGAAAAGCGAGGCAAAAGCAACTACCTGCAAAAGTAGAAATTACACAGGCCATTAGCTGATCTGGGTCAACCCCTCCCGATTAGTTCATTTGGGTCAACTTCTCCTCTTTGGAGGAGAGCAGCAATTTTATAAACCACCGTGACAATAACTTTGGTGAGCCTGAGACTCACTTCTGGTGTCACCTGCCTTTGATACATCTTTTCTAATACCTGCTAGTGAATAACAATAGCAGGGATGGGAGAAGTCCTCATTCAATAAAAATGAGTGCAACAGGCTCAAAACACCCCAGGAGCTGTGCTGCCACCACCCACTTCCCCAAGACCAAGAATGGAGAACAGGAAGGGTTCCCCGGACCTGTCCCATGAGTTGACAGCAAACCTCAGTGTCTGGGGCCATCAGTGCAGGACCTTTCTCCAAGTGCTACGAAATGTACAGGGGAAGGtgtgctgggctccagctgtggCTGGAGATATGCCAGAGATGACAGTGATGGGGATGAAGGGAGACCTGCAACAGCCTGGGTTTGGAGCCTCCACTGGGAACACACATGAAAAGGGAACTTTGAGAGGATTCATTCACAGAGCTTTCCCCTACAGTCGTCCCCAACCCTCCCCAGGCGAGTTGTTCATACCATTCATGACTGAGGTTTGGGGCCTGGACAGATCAGAGATGGGCTTttgccccctccctgctccctaaAGTTCAGTGGTGGATGATGTGCCCACAAATGGTTCCAGGACTGGGAAGGCAGGATgaggagaagaggagcaggcagagctcagcatCCCACTGCTGCTTGGACTTGGTAACACCCAGATGCTCCCCTCTGCCCGACTGGTGAGACCTTTGTCCCCTCCACGCCACCTCTGCCCCACGGCACGCTGCCACTTCGCCTCGGATGGGAGTGAGGAGGGGCCAGCAGCATGCAGTGGAAATCACAGGCTgtgtcaaaaagaaaacactttgtcGTCCCCCCCATCAATCCTGCTCAGCCCTCCTCCCTGACAGGATGAGCTCATGATGAGTCCATTATCCAGAGCATCTGTTTCCAAGAGCCCCCgaaaaaaaagcctctgagCAGAAAAGCTCTTCTACCTTCCTCCAGCACAAAAGCACAGCGGGTTTGGCTTCCTGGGAGCAGATCTTGCTACAGCACCCTTTGCTGCTAACCCACCCCACCCGCACTGAGCAAGATGCGACCTTTTGCTGTCGAACCCACCCGACCGGCTGCATTGAGCAGGCAGCCACACTGCGAGCCTGCTCGAGATGACAGCCCGGGTCCTCGGCTGGAGTGAatcagcagcagagacagcctGAGTCACGCTTGAGAAAAACCCGGCCCCGGACACCAGCAGTAACGTGCCGGCAGCCCTGAGCCTGCCGAGAGCGTCCTTGA
Protein-coding sequences here:
- the KCNC4 gene encoding voltage-gated potassium channel KCNC4 isoform X4, which produces MISSVCVSSYRGRKSGNKPPSKTCLKEEMGKGEESDKITINVGGTRHETYKSTLRTLPGTRLAWLADPDAQSNFDFDGKSNEFFFDRHPGIFSYVLNYYRTGKLHCPADICGPLFEEELTYWGIDETDVEPCCWMTYRQHRDAEEALDIFESPEPGGGAGGEEPEEEGGREMALQRLGMDDRPPGAAGAAGGGGCCRNWQPRMWALFEDPYSSKAARVVAFASLFFILVSITTFCLETHEAFNIDVNVTETLVVGNTTTILLTHKVETEPILTYIEGVCVLWFTLEFLVRIICCPDKLLFIKNLLNIIDFVAILPFYLEVGLSGLSSKAARDVLGFLRVVRFVRILRIFKLTRHFVGLRVLGHTLRASTNEFLLLIIFLALGVLIFATMIYYAERIGAKTSDPRGSDHTHFKNIPIGFWWAVVTMTTLGYGDMYPKTWSGMVVGALCALAGVLTIAMPVPVIVNNFGMYYSLAMAKQKLPKKKKKHIPRPAPLDSPTYCKSEENSPRNSTQSDTCPLAVEEGAAERKRSGETPKEKRPMRRSSTRDKNKKSSTCFLLATGDFSCAADGGIQKGYGKSRSLSSIDGVAGSTVGLAPLASRCSSPCPLRRPCSPVPSIL
- the KCNC4 gene encoding voltage-gated potassium channel KCNC4 isoform X2, giving the protein MISSVCVSSYRGRKSGNKPPSKTCLKEEMGKGEESDKITINVGGTRHETYKSTLRTLPGTRLAWLADPDAQSNFDFDGKSNEFFFDRHPGIFSYVLNYYRTGKLHCPADICGPLFEEELTYWGIDETDVEPCCWMTYRQHRDAEEALDIFESPEPGGGAGGEEPEEEGGREMALQRLGMDDRPPGAAGAAGGGGCCRNWQPRMWALFEDPYSSKAARVVAFASLFFILVSITTFCLETHEAFNIDVNVTETLVVGNTTTILLTHKVETEPILTYIEGVCVLWFTLEFLVRIICCPDKLLFIKNLLNIIDFVAILPFYLEVGLSGLSSKAARDVLGFLRVVRFVRILRIFKLTRHFVGLRVLGHTLRASTNEFLLLIIFLALGVLIFATMIYYAERIGAKTSDPRGSDHTHFKNIPIGFWWAVVTMTTLGYGDMYPKTWSGMVVGALCALAGVLTIAMPVPVIVNNFGMYYSLAMAKQKLPKKKKKHIPRPAPLDSPTYCKSEENSPRNSTQSDTCPLAVEEGAAERKRSGETPKVGQREGETSRNEEQPLSPTDEEKRPMRRSSTRDKNKKSSTCFLLATGDFSCAADGGIQKGYGKSRSLSSIDGVAGSTVGLAPLASRCSSPCPLRRPCSPVPSIL
- the KCNC4 gene encoding voltage-gated potassium channel KCNC4 isoform X1 gives rise to the protein MISSVCVSSYRGRKSGNKPPSKTCLKEEMGKGEESDKITINVGGTRHETYKSTLRTLPGTRLAWLADPDAQSNFDFDGKSNEFFFDRHPGIFSYVLNYYRTGKLHCPADICGPLFEEELTYWGIDETDVEPCCWMTYRQHRDAEEALDIFESPEPGGGAGGEEPEEEGGREMALQRLGMDDRPPGAAGAAGGGGCCRNWQPRMWALFEDPYSSKAARVVAFASLFFILVSITTFCLETHEAFNIDVNVTETLVVGNTTTILLTHKVETEPILTYIEGVCVLWFTLEFLVRIICCPDKLLFIKNLLNIIDFVAILPFYLEVGLSGLSSKAARDVLGFLRVVRFVRILRIFKLTRHFVGLRVLGHTLRASTNEFLLLIIFLALGVLIFATMIYYAERIGAKTSDPRGSDHTHFKNIPIGFWWAVVTMTTLGYGDMYPKTWSGMVVGALCALAGVLTIAMPVPVIVNNFGMYYSLAMAKQKLPKKKKKHIPRPAPLDSPTYCKSEENSPRNSTQSDTCPLAVEEGAAERKRSDSKQNGEANVVLSDEEQPLSPTDEEKRPMRRSSTRDKNKKSSTCFLLATGDFSCAADGGIQKGYGKSRSLSSIDGVAGSTVGLAPLASRCSSPCPLRRPCSPVPSIL
- the KCNC4 gene encoding voltage-gated potassium channel KCNC4 isoform X5, which produces MISSVCVSSYRGRKSGNKPPSKTCLKEEMGKGEESDKITINVGGTRHETYKSTLRTLPGTRLAWLADPDAQSNFDFDGKSNEFFFDRHPGIFSYVLNYYRTGKLHCPADICGPLFEEELTYWGIDETDVEPCCWMTYRQHRDAEEALDIFESPEPGGGAGGEEPEEEGGREMALQRLGMDDRPPGAAGAAGGGGCCRNWQPRMWALFEDPYSSKAARVVAFASLFFILVSITTFCLETHEAFNIDVNVTETLVVGNTTTILLTHKVETEPILTYIEGVCVLWFTLEFLVRIICCPDKLLFIKNLLNIIDFVAILPFYLEVGLSGLSSKAARDVLGFLRVVRFVRILRIFKLTRHFVGLRVLGHTLRASTNEFLLLIIFLALGVLIFATMIYYAERIGAKTSDPRGSDHTHFKNIPIGFWWAVVTMTTLGYGDMYPKTWSGMVVGALCALAGVLTIAMPVPVIVNNFGMYYSLAMAKQKLPKKKKKHIPRPAPLDSPTYCKSEENSPRNSTQSDTCPLAVEEGAAERKRSGYGKSRSLSSIDGVAGSTVGLAPLASRCSSPCPLRRPCSPVPSIL
- the KCNC4 gene encoding voltage-gated potassium channel KCNC4 isoform X3; translation: MISSVCVSSYRGRKSGNKPPSKTCLKEEMGKGEESDKITINVGGTRHETYKSTLRTLPGTRLAWLADPDAQSNFDFDGKSNEFFFDRHPGIFSYVLNYYRTGKLHCPADICGPLFEEELTYWGIDETDVEPCCWMTYRQHRDAEEALDIFESPEPGGGAGGEEPEEEGGREMALQRLGMDDRPPGAAGAAGGGGCCRNWQPRMWALFEDPYSSKAARVVAFASLFFILVSITTFCLETHEAFNIDVNVTETLVVGNTTTILLTHKVETEPILTYIEGVCVLWFTLEFLVRIICCPDKLLFIKNLLNIIDFVAILPFYLEVGLSGLSSKAARDVLGFLRVVRFVRILRIFKLTRHFVGLRVLGHTLRASTNEFLLLIIFLALGVLIFATMIYYAERIGAKTSDPRGSDHTHFKNIPIGFWWAVVTMTTLGYGDMYPKTWSGMVVGALCALAGVLTIAMPVPVIVNNFGMYYSLAMAKQKLPKKKKKHIPRPAPLDSPTYCKSEENSPRNSTQSDTCPLAVEEGAAERKRSDSKQNGEANVVLSDEEQPLSPTDEEKRPMRRSSTRDKNKKSSTCFLLATGDFSCAADGGIQKDTCQDVLSSSYPQGEVVTFS